A window from Cellvibrio zantedeschiae encodes these proteins:
- a CDS encoding DUF4166 domain-containing protein, with the protein MLEITPSEGELFRKILGDEWKKLHMDIQARFAKNPGVGAPLYYTGFLSELSCSRLGKFLGLITMPFIKGALIPYSDKNFPVDIQVYSKENCPFIFKQRIYRLRNRKPIQFTSYMRESEKGEVLEYVGAGLGMKLVLHVHEGNLYFTSDGYFWDVFGFRIPLPGILTPGKTFLCHRNDSPEQFNIRIEIKHCLFGTTFTQVGVFHELPAKKIEEKAVEEMELA; encoded by the coding sequence ATGCTGGAAATAACTCCTTCTGAAGGTGAACTGTTTAGAAAGATTCTTGGTGATGAATGGAAAAAACTGCACATGGATATTCAAGCTCGTTTTGCTAAGAATCCTGGTGTAGGTGCGCCTTTGTATTACACAGGTTTTTTAAGCGAGCTGAGTTGCTCTCGCTTGGGTAAGTTTTTAGGGTTAATTACTATGCCTTTTATTAAAGGTGCATTGATTCCTTATAGCGACAAAAATTTCCCTGTCGATATTCAAGTTTACTCAAAAGAAAACTGTCCGTTTATTTTTAAGCAACGTATTTACCGATTGCGCAATCGCAAACCTATTCAATTTACCTCCTATATGCGTGAAAGTGAAAAGGGTGAAGTCCTGGAGTATGTAGGTGCTGGTTTGGGAATGAAGTTGGTGCTTCATGTTCATGAAGGTAATTTGTACTTCACGAGTGATGGTTACTTTTGGGATGTATTTGGCTTCCGCATTCCTTTGCCGGGAATTTTAACGCCGGGGAAAACCTTTTTGTGTCACCGCAATGACAGCCCTGAACAATTTAATATTCGCATTGAAATTAAGCATTGTTTATTTGGTACGACTTTCACGCAAGTGGGTGTTTTTCACGAGCTGCCTGCTAAAAAAATTGAGGAAAAAGCAGTAGAAGAAATGGAGTTAGCATGA
- a CDS encoding DUF4166 domain-containing protein translates to MSSSLVSDWFCESFGELHPQLQQLHKIGGILAGKVHVKSARGFAGYFGRAIAKKFSIPIDAQQQLFSVTITHQSDGLHWDRTFNARQMKSVFLPVGNKPGGYWLETTGDVQLYLTVDVKDGGWYWRCLSVKYKGITFPLWLFPRVNAYKKIENEKYSFYVGFNLPVLGEVLSYGGLLELRMPQ, encoded by the coding sequence CCTTTGGTGAGTTGCACCCGCAATTGCAGCAGCTTCATAAAATTGGCGGAATCCTGGCGGGTAAAGTGCATGTGAAAAGTGCTCGTGGTTTCGCTGGATATTTTGGGCGAGCTATAGCAAAAAAATTTTCGATTCCAATCGATGCTCAGCAACAGTTGTTTTCAGTCACCATTACTCATCAGTCAGATGGCCTGCATTGGGATAGAACATTTAATGCAAGGCAAATGAAGTCGGTGTTTTTACCTGTTGGCAATAAACCTGGTGGATATTGGTTAGAAACTACAGGTGATGTTCAGCTATATCTGACTGTTGATGTTAAAGATGGCGGCTGGTACTGGCGTTGTTTGAGTGTGAAATATAAAGGGATTACTTTTCCTCTCTGGTTGTTTCCTCGCGTTAATGCCTACAAAAAAATTGAAAATGAGAAATACAGTTTCTATGTTGGATTCAACCTTCCAGTTCTGGGGGAGGTTCTTTCCTATGGTGGTTTATTGGAATTAAGGATGCCGCAGTGA